Proteins from a genomic interval of Salvelinus alpinus chromosome 7, SLU_Salpinus.1, whole genome shotgun sequence:
- the LOC139580394 gene encoding transmembrane protein 100-like: MAHLFLASKISIPDDSINKNAPKVPKSAMKMPTSTSEKVTTEKSNNNNHNKKDRSVVVTTVPLINEVQLTAATGGAEMSCYRCTVPFGVVVLIAGIVVTAVAYTFNSHGSTISVLGLVLLSAGLALLGSSAVCWRVRLGRKKDRRRESQTALMANHGLCVV; this comes from the coding sequence ATGGCCCACCTTTTCCTAGCCAGCAAAATCTCTATTCCAGATGACTCTATCAATAAAAATGCACCGAAAGTCCCCAAAAGCGCCATGAAAATGCCCACATCTACCTCTGAGAAAGTCACTACAGAGAaatccaacaacaacaaccacaacaagaAGGACCGTAGCGTTGTTGTGACGACCGTCCCGTTAATCAACGAGGTGCAGCTGACGGCGGCCACCGGCGGGGCAGAGATGTCGTGCTACCGGTGCACCGTGCCATTTGGCGTGGTGGTCCTTATCGCCGGTATTGTGGTAACGGCCGTGGCGTACACGTTCAACTCCCACGGCTCCACCATCTCGGTGCTGGGGCTGGTTCTGCTGTCGGCTGGGCTAGCCCTCCTGGGGTCCAGTGCTGTCTGCTGGAGGGTCCGGCTGGGGAGGAAGAAGGACCGGAGGAGGGAGAGTCAGACGGCCCTCATGGCCAACCATGGACTCTGCGTGGTCTGA